The DNA segment GGCCGATGTGCCAGTACAAGACGAACAGTTTTCAAGATCGATGTTCTGGGTTTTAGATGTGCAGGGTTTTTATTTTTGAAGGGCCTGGATTTCTTCTTTTGAAAGTTTGGTAAGCTTAATGATTTCTTCTATTGGGTATTTGTTAACTAGCATTTCAAGAGCAATTTCCAATGCTTCTTCATAACGACCTTTTTCAATACCTTTAATCTCGCCTTTAATTTCGCCTCTACGATATAAAATGTCTTTTTCTTCTTTAAATATTTTTCCTACCAGTGCCATATCTTTAATTGCTTTTTTATTTAAATTACGTAATTGCAAAAGTATCCTTAGCTGCCTAAAGTAACGCCCTTGTTCCAGTGTAGAAGTATGGGTTTCTATTTCCTGAACAACCTGTGCCAATACACTTTCTGTGCTTTCTGATGCTAAATTACTTAAAATTGCCAGCATTTTCTCCTCAACCAAATCTGATTTTAAGAACAGTTTATAGTTTACAGCAGAGAGCTCTGTTAAGTTGTAGCGGAATCGGAAATCCTTAGTTGTGATAGAAGTGGCCATATTTGCTTTGGCAGAGCCAATGTAAATTACGAACTGTTTAACAGGCAACTTATGTTTTCTTTGCAACATGATGCTATACTCTGCCATACGGAATGCCATTTCCGGATAATTATCCGTTTGGTATTCTACATGCAGCACATATCTGTTGCCCTTGTTATCCCTAACCTTCTTTAGTAAATCTGTTTTTCTTTCTTTGGTAAATTGTACATCATCGGCAAGTTCTTCAACAGTATTGACGTTTAAATGAAGGACGTGTTTAATTATACCAGGTAGGATATTGTGCATGTTTTCCCTAAAAATCTTGTCGTATTTGCTTCCTTGTACAGGGTGGTTGATTTCTTCCGGCATTTTAAGTTTTTGATAATACAAAGCTACGCTGGAGAAAGTTGTGAAACCTAAGTTGGCCGAAATTCAGCTAAATTCGCTGAATTTTTAAGGGTTTTTGAAATTTAGTTTGGAATTGTAGGTTTCAGAATTGCAATTTCAACATGAAATTCTGTAAGTAATTTTCCAATGCTGATGCCGCAGGCAGCAGTAATCAGTCTGATGTCGCATAGCCTATCCGTACTGTTGGCCTGATAATTATCCCTAATGCCGTACACGTGGATTTGTACGACAAAATTGATGTTATTCCTCTTGGTAAGTTCCAAACATTCTTTAAAGACAATTTATGGTAAAATCAAATAAACTGACCTGCTCAACAAAATTAATTGACACGCTCAACAAAACTATACGCTCTGTACCTACCTAAATTTGTTCTATAACATTTAAATAAAAAACGAAATGGAAAAGAACAATTATAAAGGCGCATTACAGCACCCACTGGGCTCAGGTTTTAATGCTACCTCAACAGCGACAGAAGTTATCAAAGGCATTGATCTGACAGGAAAGATCGCAATCGTAACTGGTGGAAACGCTGGCATAGGTTTGGAAACCACAAAGATACTTGCAGCAGCAGGCGCAATCGTGATTGTACCTGCCAGAGACATTGAAAAAGCAAAGAAAAATCTGGAAGGTATTTCTAACGTTGAAATTGAGGCAATGGATCTCTCTAAGCCTGAAACCATTGATACATTTGCCGAAAAATTCCTTGCTTCTGGCAGGCCACTTCATCTATTGATCAATAATGCTGGAATCATGTGGGTACCGTTACAACGTGATAGCCGTGGTATTGAATCGCAACTGGCAACCAATTATCTGGGACAGTTTCAGCTAGTGGCAAGATTATGGCCTGCGCTTAAAAATGCCAATGGCGCACGCGTTGTTAACGTTTCCTCACTCGGACACCATATGGCACCCTTCAATTTCGATGACCCCAACTTCGAGCATAGAGAATACCAAACATTGCTTGGCTATGGACAGTCAAAAACAGCCAGTAACCTGTTTGCCCTAGAGTTAGATAATCGTGCCCAGGCATATCAAGTAAGAGCATACTCACTGCACCCTGGTTCAATTGCCGGAACAGAGTTAGCCAGAGATGCAGATATGGAATTGTTCAAACAGATGGGCTTCTTTGATGAGCATGGAAATATGCGCCCGGAAATACTTGCCAGCCTGAAAACCATATCACAAGGTGCTGCAACTTCCGTTTGGGTTGCAACCAGCGCATTACTTAACAACATTGGTGGCGTTTATTGCGAAGATGGGGATATTGCCGAGCTTCTTTCTGAGGACCCATCAGTACAAACAAACGCTAAACTGCATCAAAGCGGTGTGCAACCGTATTCACTGGACGAAAGCAATGCCAAGCAACTTTGGGAGCTAACTGAGGAAATAACAGGTATTAAATTCAAAATGAACTAGATCATGAAAAATTTAAACGGAAAAATCGCTCTGATTACGGGAGGCAATAGCGGGATCGGATATGCCGCTGCCAAGGAATTTAAAAAAAACGGTGCGCAAGTGATCATCACCGGTAGAAGAAAAGAAGCCTCAAGTATAATGGTGAATTTCACTAAAGAAATTCGCCTAAAACAAATAACTTTATTCCGATGGAGCATTTATCCAAATACTTGACCAAAGACATTAAGCTTTCCAGCTACGAAGACAAACTGTTCAAATCAGACCTGATGTTCGATGATCACATGCTGGTTTGGTTTATTTCTGGAGAAACAAAGATTATACAGGCAGACAGAACATTTTATTTCAAAACCGGAGATATTTTTCTGATCCCAAGAAATGAACTGGCAACGATCATCAATTATCCAAAGAATGGTCTGCCACATAAAACGGTGGTGATGCATCTGTCAACCGATCGACTGAAGCAATTTTATGAAAAAATAGAGATCAGAAAAGATTTACAGAATGAGCAGAAAATATACAGTTTTAGTAACCACCCCTTATTAGAAAGCTGCCTGGCTTCGCTAATACCCTATTTCAATATGGAGGGAGAATTTCCCGAAAGCCTTGCTTCCTTAAAAATTATAGAAGCCATTAGCATTCTAAGAATAATAAACCCAGAGGTAGATAGTGTTTTGGCAAATTTTGATGCTCCCGGAAAGATTGACCTGGTGAATTTCATGCAACGGAATTTTATGTTCAATATGTCATTAGAAAAATTGGGATACTTAACAGGCCGAAGTTTATCTACTTTCAATAGGGATTTCAAGAAGCTATTCCATACAAGCCCTCAAAAATGGTTGACTGAGAAAAGGCTTGAATTAGCTCACTATCACTTATCCGAAAAAAAGAAAAAACCAACTGAGGTTTACCTTGAAGTTGGCTTTGAAGATCTGTCTCATTTTTCCTTTATTTTTAAGAAGAAATACGGAGTATCTCCTAATCAAATATCATTAGTTAGATAAAGTAATAGTAAGTCCCTTTGCTTTATCCACTTTTGACTGAAAAGCAGGATGGTTTCTATATTTATCCAACGTGCTGTCTACTGCAACATTAGGTGTGTTTTTTTTATTTAATTCCTTGATTTTCATAATACAAAAAAGCTTCATATTCTACGCCTTTATTAAATGTTTCCCATTCCTCATTTCGCATTCCGTACACTTCAAAATCTTTTTTAATTTCAGTTAGGTACTTAGTAATCCCCATTCTATAAAGTTGTATCGCAGAAAATTCATCAGCACTCATTTAGCCAAATGGGTTTATATGGGCATATGAGAAAATTAGCATGATAAATAACTGATCAAATTCCGGGCTATAGTGCCTGGATTTCTTCAATTGAAAGCTTAGTGATTTTAGCAATAAATTCTGTAGCTAATCCTTCTTTTTTAAGTTCAAGAGCAATTTCCATTGCTTCTTCATAACGACCTTTTTCAATACCTTTAATCTCGCCTTTAATTTCGCCTTTAATTTCGCCTTTAATTTCGCCTCTACGATATAAAATGTCTTTTTCTTCTTTAAATATTTTTCCTACCAGTGCCATATCTTTAATTGCTTTTTTATTTAAATTACGTAATTGCAAAAGTATCCGTAGCTGTCTAAAATAACGCCCTTGTTCTAATGTAGAAGTATGGGTTTCTATTTCCTGAACAACCTGTGCCAATACACTTTCTGTGCTTTCTGATGCTAAATTACTTAAAATTGCCAGCATTTTCTCCTCAACCAAATCTGATTTTAAGAACAGTTTATAGTTTACAGCAGAGAGCTCTGTTAAGTTGTAGCGGAATCGGAAATCCTTAGTTGTGATAGAAGTGGCCATATTTGCTTTGGCAGGGCCAATGTAAATTACGAACTGTTTAACAGGCAACTTATGTTTTCTTTGCAACATGATGCTATACTCTGCCATACGAAAAGCCATTTCCGGATAATTATCCGTTTGGTATTCAACATGCAGCACATATCTGTTGCCCTTGTTGTCCCTAACCTTCTTTAGTAAATCTGTTTTTCTTTCTTTGGTAAATTGTACATCATCGGCAAGTTCTTCAACAGTATTGACGTTTAAATGAAGGACGTGTTTAATTATACCAGGTAGGGTATTGTGCATGTTTTCCCTAAAAATCTTGTCGTATTTGCTTCCTTGTACAGGGTGGTTGATTTCTTCCGGCATTTTAAGTTTTTGATAATACAAAGCTACGCAGGAGAAAGTTGTGAAACCTAAGTTGGCCGAAATTCAGCTAAATTCGCTGAATTTTTAAGGGTTTTTGAAATTTAGTTTGGAATTATAGGTCTCTAAAGTGCAATTTCAACATGAAATTCTGCAACTAGTTTTCCAAATGCTGATGCCGAAGGCAGCAGTAATCAGCATGATTTTGTATAGCATATAATAGGTTCGAATATTTATATTCTGGTAGTGTTAGCCCTGGCACACTATTTCTAAAAAGCAGGGGTAACAATTTTCCGCTTTTCCTGATATACCTATAACAAATAATATTTAATCTTTAAAAAAGAATATCATGAAAACTTACACATTAATCTTTGCCTTATCATTTATCAGTTCAATTGCATTTAGCCAGGTCAAAGGAAAGGGAGGCAGCGGGGGCGGGGCAGCAGCTGCGTCTTATGCCGCGACAGGAAAAGCTATTGTGCCATCAGACACGGCTAAGACCATTATTCCTAAGCAAACCCAGGGTGCAACATTTGGCGAAAAAGTGAACCAGGGTTTACATGCAGCGGGCTCTGCAGTAGCTTCAGGTGCAGCAAAAACAGAAAACCCCTTGTACCAGGGAAATGCCGGTAGCCAAAATAACCCGCTTCATAAATCTGAAGCAAAGGTAGCCAGCCCCGGCAATCCAATTGGTGGGATAATTGTAAAAGGTGGTAAAAACAAATAGGGGAGCATATAGGGGCCGGGCCGGATATGTAGCATTTGGAGGATACCTGGTCACTGGATTATGTGTGTCTTATGAAAAGCTAATTATTGATAAATCTTTATAACTTGTGATTTTTAAAATCTGAATGTTGGAAAACTTACCTATATATATTCCTATTATTTTTGGACTAACGACTGTCCTAGCGTTATTGTTTTTCTTTTGGGCTATTCAAAAATCAAACCTCCAGTCAGTTAGGCAAAACTCGACTAAAATTTTAATCGGTTTAATATTATGGCTGGCTATTCAGGTTGTTTTGACACTCCAAAATGTTTATAGTGCCAATATTGATTTCTTTCCGCCAACTATTTTATTAACGGAGATATTACCTGCATTATTTACAATAATAGGTTTGTTTTCAACACAAAGAGGACTACGGTTTATAGACAGTTTGCCTTTAATAAATCTTACTTATCTAAATATAGTAAGAGTACCTGTTGAACTGGTACTTTTCTGGCTTTTCCTAAATAAAGCTGTTCCCGAACTGATGACCTTTGAGGGAAGGAACTTTGATATTCTCGCAGGGATATCAGCACCTATAATTGCATACTTTGGTTTGACTAAAGGGAAAATCAGCCGAGAAGTAATTTTGCTTTGGAATTTTATATGCCTTTTACTTTTGATAAATATTGTCATAAATGCTTTTTTATCCGCACCATCCCCTATACAAAAATTTGCCTTCGAGCAACCAAATATAGCCATATTGCATTTTCCTTTTAGTTGGTTGCCCACTTTTATTGTTCCTATTGTTTTATTTGGACATCTTACTTCAATTAGACAATTATGGAAGCACAAGAATTAAATGAGCCTTGCAGAAAAGCACAACTTCTAGGTTTTGATGTGTCCTGCCGATAAAGTTGTTAGTCCACTTCGAGGTCTGAATCTTTTATAGGGGCTTATTTAAGGTGTTTTTTAAAAGCGTAGAGAGATGGACTATTCAGTGTGCCTGGTTTAGTGCAAAAAGGCGGGTGAAGGGAATAACAGCCATCTTTGAGCTGCTTTTGCTCGGTGCCAGATGGTGGCTTGGTGGGAATTAATTATCTTTGGTAAGACTTAGTGGGGCATTCGCTACCACGCTCGGCAGCCAGTCAGGGGGTCAGTTTGAACCGAAACAGAGGGGTCACTTTCATTGAAATACGCACTCTATTTTCCCAATTCCTCAATATTAACTTTCTCATGCTATCGGCAGGATAGGGGTGGTTCCTTATCCTGCTTGCATTAAGCATCAATTAACCTTGCTCTTATGAAATTTACTTCTTTAATTTAGGCAATCCAACTGTGCGTAGCATATCATTTGCTTTATCCACTTTTGACTGAAAAGCAGGATGGTTTCTATATTTATCCAACGTGCTGTCTACTGCAACATTAGGTATGTTTTTTTTATTTAATTCCTTGATTTTCATAATACAAAAAAGCTTCATATTCCTCATTTCGCATTCCGTACACTTTAAAATCTTTTTTAATTTCAGTTAGGTACTTAGTAATCCCCATTCTATAAAGTCGGGTTCTGGCTTTGTTACTTCAATAGAATCCTGTTCATAAACTGAAAAAATTTGATGACCAACTATAATCGCTCTATTTCCTGGATGGTAAGACCGGTAGCTTCCGCAATAGTATTTATATCAATACCTTTATTTTTAAATTTACGAGCTATTGTTTTTTTCTCTTTTAAGGATTTGGTACGTTCTGCATGACGGCCTTTAGCTTCACCTTCATTTTTGGCTCTATCTAATAATAATTCTTCAATGCCCATTGTATTGCTCCTTCCTGTTAGTTTTTGTAGTTCTTGTTCAAATATGCTGTTATTCCCGGGATCTGAAAAGCGTACATAGTATCGCAGAAAATTCATCAGCACTCATTTAGCCAAATGGGTTTATATGGGCATATGAGAAAATTAGCATGATAAATAACTGATCAAATTCCGGGCTATAGTGCCTGGATTTCTTCAATTGTAAGTCCGGTGTACTTTGCAATTTTTTCAATAGGGAATTTATCTTTTTTCATTTCAAGCGCAATTTCCATTGCTTCTTCATAACGACCTTTAATCTCGCCTTTAATTTCGCCTCTACGATATAAAATGTCTTTTTCTTCTTTAAATATTTTTCCTACCAATGCCATATCTTTAATTGCTTTTTTATTTAAATTACGTAATTGCAAAAGTATCCTTAGCTGTCTAAAATAACGCCCTTGTTCTAATGTAGAAGTATGGGTTTCTATTTCCTGAACAACACATCATCGGTAAGTTCTTCTACAGTATTGACGTTTAAATGAAGGACGTGTTTAATTATACCAGGTAGGGTGTTGTGCATGTTTTCCCTAAAAATCTTGTCGTATTTGCTTCCTTGTACAGGGTGGTTGATTTCTTCCGACATCTTAAGTTTTTGATAATGCAAAGCTACGCAGGAGAAAGTTGTGAAACCTAAGTTGGCCGAAATTCAGCTAAATTCACTGAATTTTTAAGGGTTTTTGAAATTTAGTTTGGAATTATAGGTCTCGGAATTGCAATTTCAATATGAAATTCTGTAACTAATTTTCCAAATGCTGATGCCGAAGGCAGCAGTAACCAGCTTGATGTTGTATAGCATATAATAGGTTAGAATATTTATATTCTGGTAGTGTTAGCCCTGGCACACTATTTCAAAAAAGCAGGGGTAACAATTTTCCGCTTTTCCTGATATACCTATAACAAACAGTATTTAATCTTTAAAAAAGAATATCATGAAAACTTACACATTAATCTTTGCCTTATCAATTATCAGTTCAATCGCATTTAGCCAGGTCAAAGGAAAGGGACGCAGCGGGGGCGGGGCAGCAGCTGCGTCTTATGCCGCGACAGGTAAAGCTATTGTGCCATCAGATACCGCTAAGACTATTATTTCTAAGCAAACCCAAGGTACAACATTTGGCGAAAAAGTGAACCAGGGTTTACATGCGGCGGGCTCTGCAGTAGCTTCAGGTGCAGCGAAAACAGAAAACCCCTTGTACCAGGGAAATGCCGGTAGCCAAAATAACCCGCTTCATAAATCTGAAGCAAAGGTAGCCAGCCCCGGCAATCCAATTGGTGGGATAATTGTAAAAGGTGGTAAAAACAAATAAATAGTTGCCGGAAAGATGCATGCATTGCTTTTTCGCAAGTGGGGCACGAATTTAAAAGAGCGGAACTGGTATGATATGGAATGGTACATCAAAAAAGGATGCCCCCTCAATCCCGACCATTTCTTGCTAAGAGCGATAGATAGCGGTGACTGGAGAAAAGAGACCATCAACGAAGAGGAGTTCAGAAGATTATTGAGGGAAAAGATAGAAAGTGTTAAAATGAACTTTGTCAAGTACTTTATCCCGTTTTAAACGCATTACGCTTGCGATAAAGGGGTTAACCTTACTCTTATGAAATTTACTTCTTTAATTTAGGCAATCCAACTGTGCGTAGCATATCATTTGCTTTGTCCACTTTTGACTGAAAAGCAGGATGGTTTCTATATTTATCCAACGTGCTGTCTACTGCAACAATGGGTATGTTTTTTTTATTTAATTCCTTGATTTTCATAATACAAATATGACTATTTTTAATTAGTTCCATAAATTCAGAGCAGATTATAGAACGGTCCTTTTAACCAAAAAAGCTTCATATTCTACGCCTTTATTAAATGTTTCCCATTGTAGTTGCAAGTACAGACATCTGGTAAGCAGGATTGATTAATGGAGTAGTTGTGAATGGAGAGGGAAATATTTTTATGATTTATGAAATCACATCTCCATACTTGTCCATTTCAGTTTTGCAATTCGAGCAGGTGCCGCCTCCATACATCTTTTGCCGATCATTTAAAGGTTTCCTGAACCTAGGTTGTTTTGTTTTACAAACCGGACAATAAACAGTCCGTAAGTTGATGCCGTACTTAGTTTTGCGTCTGGTCTGATCGATAAACCAAATGGTCATACCCAAAACAACAATTGTAATTATAATAATATCTATTCCCATTATGTCTAAAATTAAGTATACTGATTCATTTAGCCAAATGGGTTTATATGGGCATATGAGAAAATTAGCATAGCATCCTTCGTGACTATTGAATAATTAGAAGATTTTAGTGGTAATCATTATTCTATTGAAATTAATTAACTTAGGGGTTACCAATAAGACCGTTATGGAATGACGAGAAGGGTGTAACACGTGATCTTTCACTTAAAGCATCTCGATTTCTTCAATAGTAAGGCCGGTTAATTCCGCAATTTCATCAGTGGGAGTTTCTTTGGCTAGAAGTTTGAGTGCCATTCTGGCCCGTTCTTCTTCACGGGCTTTCTGTTCAGCAGTTTTAACCGCGTAATCCAGTACATTTTTGTTATCCCACTTGCGCTTTAAACTTGAATTGTACATATCACGTTCCTCTGGTGTTAAACTGGCATAATTAGCCAGGGTAAATAACTGATCAAATTCCGGGCCGGATAAGTATTCCGGACGTTGTTTAAATTCGGTTAAGTGCTTCAATGCATATAACCATTTATCCAGCTCCGTATACAATTCATCAGACCCTTTAACAAAATTAAGCATTTCAATAAATATAAAGCCTACTTTATCATAGAATATTATGCCAGTGTGCCTGTTAGCGAGACAGATATCCTGTACATATTCAGATTTTGGGCTATCCGGCAGGTTAAAGTCTTCTAAAAATGCAAGCAGGTACACTTCTGTAAGCTTGTAAGCCCAGCCCTTTCTATCGCCTTTTGGAGCTTGTTCACTGATTGCTCTGGAGACATAAAATAGCGCCCGCTCTTTAAAATACTCCTGGTTGCCACGTTGGACTTCGATAATGAACTTGCTGCCGTTAACATCGGTACAATAAACATCAAATACGGCTCCGCCTTCCTGGGCTATCTCACCGGGGAATTCATTTTTCCCGTATTCAATTTCAGTAATGTATTTTCTGCCTTTAAAGAGGTGGTTTAACAGACCTATCAGAATTGGTTTACTTTCTTCTGTGGCGAACAATCTTTTAAAGCTAAAGTCGACAAAGGCATCAATGAAAGTTGTAGGCTTAGGTTCTCTTTTTTGTTTTGGGTGTGTTGCAGTGCTGGTTTGTTCTTGCATTATTACTGGTTTAGTTACACAGCAAAGCTACTCTGGAGAAAGTTGTGAAACCTAACTTGGCCGAAATTCAGCTAAATTCGCTGAATTTTTAAAGGTTTTTGAAATTTAGTTTGGAAGTGTGGCTCTCGAAAGTGCAATTTCAATATGAAATTCTGTAACTCATTTCCAACGCTAATAACCTCATTGAGCGGGGCAAGCCCAAGAATGACTAGGTGAGCTATCACTTAAGATAGGAGATTTTTTAATAAATTAAACCATTCTTCATTTTTTGAGTACATAAAATTATAGTCAATAACAAGGTAGATCATTTCAGATTCTGAATAGGAAGAGGTAAAGGTTAGCTTCAATGGTTGCCAAAAAGCCCCGAAGTTTTTTGCATAGCTTCTTTTGTAGAATTCATCAAATCCCAAATATATTTGAGTTATATCTTTTAATGGTATTTCTAATTCATCTGCATCGGATTCCAGAACTAGAGTCCTATTTGTCACATTTATAATCCCTGAATGGGTATGCAAGGGTTTTATCCCACTAAACAATACACCAATTTTATCGAAAACGGAAAAATCTTTAAAATCGTCTTTAAATAGCCACAGTGCATTTCCGGTTTTTGAAATCATAATACTAAATAAAAGTTACATAACAAATTTGCATTTATTTTTGTAGCGTTTCGTTGTTCATCTTCGTTTTTATTTAAAACCATTTTGTATGAAAAGAAATGCTTATCTGATCATCCTGCTTGTTGCAGCAACATTTACAAGCTGTAAAAAGGATAAAATTGAATATGCTAATGAGTTTGAAAAAAGCTACAAAGTCTGGACAAATTTTAAAGCCGCGTCAGGCAATTCTTATGCCTATACCGTAAGCACCTCGACATGGATCGGCAACATAAAATTCAATTTTATTCTTGGTGTCGAACAGTTTTATAATACCTGCTTAATCCTGACTTAATAAGCTGTGTTTATATTCGTTTAGCCCAATGCTTGCTATTAAATACATTTGGAAGATCCCAAAAAAACCAGGATGGATGTTCTGGGTTTTATTTTTGAAGGGACTGGATTTCTTCTTTTGAAAGTTTGGTAAGCTTAATGATTTCTTCTATAGGGTATTTGTTAACTAGCATTTCAAGAGCAATTTCCAACGCCTCTTCATAACGACCTTTAATTTCTCCTCTACGATATAAAATGTCTTTTTCTTCTTTAAATATTTTTCCTACCAGTGCCATATCTTTAATTGCTTTTTTATTTAAATTACGTAATTGCAAAAGTATCCTTAGCTGTCTAAAATAACGCCCTTGTTCTAATGTAGAAGTATGGGTTTCTATTTCCTGAACAACCTGTGCCAATACACTTTCTGTGCTTTCTGATGCTAAATTACTTAAAATTGCCAGCATTTTCTCCTCAACCAAATCTGATTTTAAGAACAGTTTATAGTTTACAGCAGAGAGCTCTGTTAAGTTGTAGCGGAATCGAAAATCCTTAGTTGTGATAGAAGTGGACATATTTGCTTTGGCAGGGCCAATGTAAATTACGAACTGTTTAACAGGCAACTTATGTTTTCTTTGCAACATGATGCTATACTCTGCCATACGAAAAGCCATTTCCGGATAATTATCCGTTTGGTATTCAACATGCAGCACATATCGGTTACCTTTGTTATCCCTAACCTTCTTTAGTAAATCTGTTTTTCTTTCTTTGGTAAATTGTACATCATCGGCAAGTTCTTCTACAGTATTGACGTTTAAATGAAGGACGTGTTTAATTATACCAGGTAGGGTATTGTGCATGTTTTCCCTAAAAATCTTGTCGTATTTGCTTCCTTGTACAGGGTGGTTGATTTCTTCCGGCATTTTAAGTTTTTGATAATGCAAAGCTACTCTGGAGAAAGTTGGGAAACCTAACTTTGCCGAAATTCAGCTAAATTCGCTGAATTGTTAAGGGTTTTTGAAATTTAGTTTGGAATTATAGGTCTCGGAATTGCAATTTCAATATGAAATTCTGTAACTAATTTTCCAAATGCTGATGCCGAAGGCAGCAATAATCAGTCTGATGTTGTACTTCACATCCGCCCTGTTTCTTTGGACGTTATAACGACAATTCAGGCAAATCGGTTTTTCACCGCTGGAAAAGCGTAGTTAATTAACTTTGTTGGAATAGATTTAGGGTGGCCGTACTTAGTTTTGCGTCTGGT comes from the Pedobacter heparinus DSM 2366 genome and includes:
- a CDS encoding Rpn family recombination-promoting nuclease/putative transposase: MPEEINHPVQGSKYDKIFRENMHNILPGIIKHVLHLNVNTVEELADDVQFTKERKTDLLKKVRDNKGNRYVLHVEYQTDNYPEMAFRMAEYSIMLQRKHKLPVKQFVIYIGSAKANMATSITTKDFRFRYNLTELSAVNYKLFLKSDLVEEKMLAILSNLASESTESVLAQVVQEIETHTSTLEQGRYFRQLRILLQLRNLNKKAIKDMALVGKIFKEEKDILYRRGEIKGEIKGIEKGRYEEALEIALEMLVNKYPIEEIIKLTKLSKEEIQALQK
- a CDS encoding SDR family NAD(P)-dependent oxidoreductase is translated as MEKNNYKGALQHPLGSGFNATSTATEVIKGIDLTGKIAIVTGGNAGIGLETTKILAAAGAIVIVPARDIEKAKKNLEGISNVEIEAMDLSKPETIDTFAEKFLASGRPLHLLINNAGIMWVPLQRDSRGIESQLATNYLGQFQLVARLWPALKNANGARVVNVSSLGHHMAPFNFDDPNFEHREYQTLLGYGQSKTASNLFALELDNRAQAYQVRAYSLHPGSIAGTELARDADMELFKQMGFFDEHGNMRPEILASLKTISQGAATSVWVATSALLNNIGGVYCEDGDIAELLSEDPSVQTNAKLHQSGVQPYSLDESNAKQLWELTEEITGIKFKMN
- a CDS encoding SDR family NAD(P)-dependent oxidoreductase — its product is MKNLNGKIALITGGNSGIGYAAAKEFKKNGAQVIITGRRKEASSIMVNFTKEIRLKQITLFRWSIYPNT
- a CDS encoding helix-turn-helix domain-containing protein; its protein translation is MEHLSKYLTKDIKLSSYEDKLFKSDLMFDDHMLVWFISGETKIIQADRTFYFKTGDIFLIPRNELATIINYPKNGLPHKTVVMHLSTDRLKQFYEKIEIRKDLQNEQKIYSFSNHPLLESCLASLIPYFNMEGEFPESLASLKIIEAISILRIINPEVDSVLANFDAPGKIDLVNFMQRNFMFNMSLEKLGYLTGRSLSTFNRDFKKLFHTSPQKWLTEKRLELAHYHLSEKKKKPTEVYLEVGFEDLSHFSFIFKKKYGVSPNQISLVR
- a CDS encoding DUF6934 family protein yields the protein MSADEFSAIQLYRMGITKYLTEIKKDFEVYGMRNEEWETFNKGVEYEAFLYYENQGIK
- a CDS encoding Rpn family recombination-promoting nuclease/putative transposase yields the protein MPEEINHPVQGSKYDKIFRENMHNTLPGIIKHVLHLNVNTVEELADDVQFTKERKTDLLKKVRDNKGNRYVLHVEYQTDNYPEMAFRMAEYSIMLQRKHKLPVKQFVIYIGPAKANMATSITTKDFRFRYNLTELSAVNYKLFLKSDLVEEKMLAILSNLASESTESVLAQVVQEIETHTSTLEQGRYFRQLRILLQLRNLNKKAIKDMALVGKIFKEEKDILYRRGEIKGEIKGEIKGEIKGIEKGRYEEAMEIALELKKEGLATEFIAKITKLSIEEIQAL
- a CDS encoding nucleotidyl transferase AbiEii/AbiGii toxin family protein: MVAGKMHALLFRKWGTNLKERNWYDMEWYIKKGCPLNPDHFLLRAIDSGDWRKETINEEEFRRLLREKIESVKMNFVKYFIPF
- a CDS encoding Rpn family recombination-promoting nuclease/putative transposase, with product MQEQTSTATHPKQKREPKPTTFIDAFVDFSFKRLFATEESKPILIGLLNHLFKGRKYITEIEYGKNEFPGEIAQEGGAVFDVYCTDVNGSKFIIEVQRGNQEYFKERALFYVSRAISEQAPKGDRKGWAYKLTEVYLLAFLEDFNLPDSPKSEYVQDICLANRHTGIIFYDKVGFIFIEMLNFVKGSDELYTELDKWLYALKHLTEFKQRPEYLSGPEFDQLFTLANYASLTPEERDMYNSSLKRKWDNKNVLDYAVKTAEQKAREEERARMALKLLAKETPTDEIAELTGLTIEEIEML
- a CDS encoding Rpn family recombination-promoting nuclease/putative transposase, producing the protein MPEEINHPVQGSKYDKIFRENMHNTLPGIIKHVLHLNVNTVEELADDVQFTKERKTDLLKKVRDNKGNRYVLHVEYQTDNYPEMAFRMAEYSIMLQRKHKLPVKQFVIYIGPAKANMSTSITTKDFRFRYNLTELSAVNYKLFLKSDLVEEKMLAILSNLASESTESVLAQVVQEIETHTSTLEQGRYFRQLRILLQLRNLNKKAIKDMALVGKIFKEEKDILYRRGEIKGRYEEALEIALEMLVNKYPIEEIIKLTKLSKEEIQSLQK